The Mercenaria mercenaria strain notata chromosome 1, MADL_Memer_1, whole genome shotgun sequence nucleotide sequence ctttgatatttttctttttacttttcttgGTCAGTTATTAAGATTACTATAACAATTTTGGTGAGAAACCGCAGATCCGCTATATGACGAGTTTATCTGCTATATTTATGGCCTTTAATCTTAAACTAACACGTGAATGTTACTTTCTTTTCAGAAATAATAGAGCTATCTGATGAACAAGGAAGCGTGAAAAATCTACGACAAAACCTGAACGAATATGGATATGATTACCTTAAGGAAAGGGAGACGCTGATATTGCTGCGAGTGGATGGTTAGTacatatattaaacaagagctgcgTGCAAAACGCATGATTAAACCCACCATAAAGGTAACCGAGGTTTTGTAATATGGCGACCTTGGCTTTTGATCcgagaataaaaaaaaacgcaACAGAAGTCTTCATATTACATTATGAAAATTTACTGCTATATGGAAAAGAATGTTTTTAAATCCCAATGTCAGTGTGTCATTTGACCTGATGAAAATCAAGCAATACAGGTCATCTACAGACCACTGGCAAATAGCTAATTAGATTTTAAGAAGGTCGcagaaaagattttaattttgaagGTCATTTATTGTGACCTTGAATTTTTGTTTAACAATTTGCTGATTGAAAACTGTCACTTTGACCTTTATATATAGTAATGCGACACACAAAACCATATGAGTCATCATCTGAAGTTTGACCATCATAGGCTTACACCTTCTCCGGCTTTCCAGTAAAGTTTTCAGTCTTGAGgccactctgaccttgacctttcacctgctAACAATTCTAGACATGGGAATCATCAGGCAATCGTCTTGTAGCAttaaacattttccatttattgATCTGAAACCAATTTTAGTCCtgaggccactgtgaccttgacctactaatcaCAAAACAATAAAGGTTATGTAATGACCACTGTAGGCTAGATCTTGATGGGAAAACTGAGAGTCTTTACTGCTTAGCAGACCGTCATATTTTGGTGCAGAAATAAATGCctcttggtgcaaaatgtaacgcatGGGTGATACGGAATGTCAACTAGaacatgcttttgtaaaaaagcgcatgtctcctccaatgcatagtcgtataggcatgaagtcaataggggacaggagcgaaagtcaaagagacactgatggttggctgcaatagggatatCCTACCTGGCATGTCCAGTCAACCCacttagtttcaacattctgggcctagtgattctcaagttattgttcaggctcctgtgaccttgacctttgatcaagtgaccccaaaatcaatagggggtcatctactatgcatgtccaatcatcctaatgagtttcaacattctgggtcaagtggttctcgagttactgtccggaaatgattttacatgaccaggcccctatgaccttgacatttaatagaGAGACCCAAAAATTAATAgtggtcatctattctgcatgttcaatcatcctatgaagtttcaacattctgggccaataggttctcaagttattgatcagaaatggttttccatgttcaggcccctgtgaccttgacctttaaaagagtgaccctgaaatcgataggggtcatctattctgcatgaccaatcatcctatgaaatttcaacattctggaactagtggttctaaagttactgaccggaaacagttttccatgttcaggcccctgtgaccttgacctttaacagagtgaccccgaaatctatagtggtcatctactctgcatgaccaatcatcctatgaagtttcaacattctgggtcaaatggttctccagttattgaccggaaacggttttccatattcaggcccctgtaaaccttgacctttaatagagtgaacccaaaatcaataggggccatctagtctgcatgaccaatcatcctatgaagtttcaacattctgggtcaagttgttctatagttattgattggaaatggttttcaatgttcaggcccctgtgacctttaacagaatgaccccaaaatcaataggggtcatctactctgcatgagcaatcatcctatgacgttccaacatcctgggtcaagtggttgtcaagttattgatcagaaacagttttcaatgttcaggcccctgtgaccttgacctttaatagagtgaccccgaaatcaatagtggtcatctactctgcatagccaatcatcctatgaagtttcaacattctgggtcaaatggttctccagttactgaccggaaacggttttcaaggtttaggcccctgtgaccttgacctttaacagagtgaccccaaaatcaatagggttcatctactctgcatgatcaatcatcctatgaagtttcaacattctgggtcaagtggttctcaagttattgatcagaaatggttttcaatgttcaggcccctgtgaccttgacctttgatggagtgagcctaaaaacaataggggtcatctactccagtagccctaccaacctatgaagttttgaaggttctaggtcaaatggttctcaagttattgatcggaaatgaagtgtgacgtacggacggacagaccggGCACAAACAATATGTCTCcgccagtgggggggggggggggggggggagacataataagataGAATGCTCTTGTCCTTGCAtccaatcctggggttccacacactgatgaccaatatttaaaacagactttGCAACCAAAtatttacaagatgatcattatattaaatatttatatagatgtgccatATAGAAGGAACTTATGTAGTTTAAGAAGACTCACGCGTGGATCCATAAACTCGTACACAACTATATTAGTATAagaaaatagtgcttaaaagaaaggCGTTCGCTTTATTACATTTCTTCTAATATTTGAAGAATACGGCATGCAAGAagaagaatctatcactagttgaagatGCGGattatctggctctcgggtaactgttttgtggtaacgaggctctgacaattaccctcgagccagatattttaatctgcatgttcaatcagTGATAGATTCTTTGAAAAATGACAGACAAGTAATTACAAATTAGCATTCATGGATGTCCCACTAGTACAACAAGTTACTGTACCGTGTGTATAACTGTAAAAGGCTTCGTTGAAATCCTGtctttagcctttagcctgctggcggcaaatgatactgctttttgcgaccagtgcagaccaagatcagcctgcacatccgtgcagtctgatcatggtctgcactgttcgctattcagtcaataaattttcagtgaacacccctttaaataataaatggtattgcccaaattgaatggcGAACCAGTCCACtgtagaaatttatcagggtaagggttGGAAATGTAGATTATAGTGCTTTAAGAAAATTGCACATGTATACCTACAGTAGTTGTGTGAGTATAAAGTCAAACTATGTGAAAATGTTGATAAAGTCAACTTTTGCTCTACAATAAAAAGGATGTTTCCTGTTTCTGctcactgtgaaatcattaatattcatggagaTTAATTTTCGTGGACTTTGTGGTTTGCAACAGTCAACAAACTTCAATCTTAACAGGTAAAGCTACCATTCATGTTATCTTCACAAAATTCATTCCTCTATCAAGAATTTTTTTTGaccaaaaatcacaaaatttcttAACCacaaaattaagaaatttaataccTACTAATTTAacattgttttcattatattacagCCTGTGAAGGTGAACACACTGAAGAGAATGAGTCAGTGATAGACAAGACTATGTTTATACCTATGTTAGCAACTATGAATGAAAATCAAGATTTTATAGGTTAGTATAATGCCACACCATCAAGTTTTTCATACCATATCCTTCATTGTAAATCTATTTAATAAGCCTGTGAGAAACATTTCAAAAGTATAAAATTTTGAACACAATATTGAACATTTGgaacttaaacaagagggtcatgaaggccaTGTATCACTCACCCGGtgcagatgacccagttttatGCCAGACATATATCTTATAAAGACCAGCTGCAGACATCATAACTTCATTACTGAAAAAGCACATAattttgctgggtcaaaatttcgcgaatttgaaattttgagtatgttcgccaggtttaatattcacgaaattgcaaaaatggtatcatacttgaaaTGATGAATATTTACGCGATAATTAATTTTcgtgagatgtagggcctcgcgaatatagctaAAATTAAACCCTCgagaaaatttctgcttttacagtatattggATTCTATTGGAAGCTAGCTATATAATAATGTCATGTTTTCAACTTTTGAGGTAATAACTGGTAAAGTGACCTGAAACTTAAACCTCAATTGTTTTATATCTAGTCATTAAACTtcctacttgaaattttgcttctGTTTAGCGATATAGAAAAGAGAAGCTTTATTCTTAAATAATGTCAAGTGTATAACCTAAATTCAGCTAAACTAAATGGACAGACAACAGACTTGGAAACAGTTAACAAGAAACACCCAAGTACAAAGAAAAGTATGATAGCTGTTGTTAAATGTGTAGATTAACAGAAATCTAACAATACACCTTGTTTagatatttgagccacgccatgacaaaaccaacatagtgcgtttgcaaccagcatggatccagaccagcctgcgcatctgtgcagtctagtcaggatccatgctgttcgctaacagtttctctaattgcaataggctttgaaagcgaacagcatggatcatgaccagactacgcggatgcgcagactggtctggatccatgctggtcgcaaacgcactatgttggttttgtcatggcatggctcatttaagATAAGCAGTCtcagaaaaaaattgtgaaaactagtggttctcaagttatgaattggaaaaggttttccatgttctggccctgtgaccataacctttgattgggtgaccccaaaatcaataaggatcatctacttctgcatgtccaatcatcctatgaagttccaacattctaggccaagtggttctcaagttattgatcggaaagagttttccatgttcaggcccatgtgacctagaccttaaacagagtgacccaaaaatcaataggggacatctactctatatctccaatcatcctatgaagttttaacattctgggtcaagtggttttcaagttactgatcagaaatggttttccatgttcaggcccctgtgaccttgacctttgatctactagggatcatctactctgtaagccctatcaccctatgaagtttgaaggttctaggtcaaatagttctccagttattgatcgaaaatgaagtgtgactgaCGGACATCcttgtgagcttgacctttgatggagtgaccccaaaaacagtaggggtcatctactctgtaagtcttattaccatatgaagtttgaagggtaTATGTCAAATGGTtatcaagttactgatcggaaatggatttccacgttctggctcctgtgaccttgaccttttatagagtgaccccaaaatcagtaggggtcatctactctgcatgtccaatcatcctatgaagtttcaacattctgggtcaagtggttcttaagttattgatcggaaatggttttccatgtttagagccctgtgactttgacctttgatagagtgacaccaaaaacaataggggtcgtctactctacaagccctgccaccctatgaagtttgaaggttctaggtaaaaaAAATGGtcctccagttattgattggaaatgaagtgtgacgtacggatggacagggcaaaaacaatgggGGCGGGGACATAAACAGACGCCTGGTGCATATTGCGGGAACCCTAAATTGTTAACAGTAGATATGTAACAATAATTAATGTAATCATGCCAGTCGTTAGAAATAGATATGTGATACTAAATGTTGtgacatgtaaacaaataatgaTCATAACTGATGTGTTCATAACAGttattagaaataaatgtattatactaaatattgcaaaagtaaacaaataatgaTAATTGATGCAATGGTAACAGTTACTTGAAATAGACGTACATGTACAGTAGTAATgttgtaaaatgtattaaaactcgtaataataattattacaaataatgtAATGGTAACAGTTACTAGAAATAGAtgttgtgaaatgtaaataagTAAAGGTAATTGTTGCAATGATAACAGTTATAAGAAAAAGACAGTAAAGGAAACATCTATTGAGAACTTTGGCAACCATAATTTATTAGGTTCAACATAAGTTAACTCTAGAAAAAGTAGGTGTGTAGTGATAATTATTGTAACAGTAGCTGTTctactttgtttttgttgggttaagagTCACAGACACAATTTATGTCATCTGTTGACTTTTCCAGCGTCTGATAGTGAAGGAAGATCTCAGGTGCCTCCGGGCATCAATTCAGGGCctgcaactgggtagaaccatcagcgttctgtaagccagctgaatatGAATTCTACATCCCTAGGGAGGTTTCGAAAACacacatgagccgcgccatgagaaaaccaacatagtgtttgcgaccagcatggatccagaccagcctgcgcatccgcgcagtctggtcaggatccatgctgttcgctaacggtttttctaattatagtaggctttgaaagcgaacagcatggatcctgaccagactgtgcagatgcgcaggctggtctggatccatgctggtcacaaagccactatgttggttttcttatggcgtggctcatatgcgAGGAGCAAGTGATCcaaagtcagtgactttaaccattTGGCCACAGAAGCACCTGGGAGTTTTGGTAGAATGTTCAAACAGTAATAAACTTGCCTGCAGAAACCCCCGTAACATTAGTTGTTGTAAAAGTAAATACATGATGATAATTGTTGCACACAATCATGTTGATAACTTGTTATCTGTGAACAAATGCTAGCTTATAGTGCTCTAAAATTTATGATGTCCAGTACTTGCTTTATAGATGAAGTCACAGAAAACGACAACATTAATATCTATTTATAATCATGTTTTTATGACAAACCTTGAACAGATATAACTACCtgtatattttccttttattacACAAATATGCTTTATAACAAACAAATCCATTTTAATAGTAGATGAAACAGTCTTACCAAACTATCTAAACCAACATACAATCATTACACTTTTTCAATGACAGCACCTAACAATGAATGAAAAGCTTTTGCTATATTCCCAGTGAAGGCAATGTTTCTAAACATGACAAAAAGTCAGTCTATTATAATAAACTGCTGTAAGCATCttgattaattttaaacaaagaactgcgccatgagaaaacgaacatagtgcatttgtgaccagcatggatccagaccagcctgtgcatccgcgcagtctggtcaggatccatgctgttcactaacggtttctctaattgcaagaggctttgaaagtgaacagcaaggatcctgaccaaactgcgcggatgtgcgggctggtctggatccatgctggtcgcaaatgcactatgttggttttgtcatggtatGGCTCAtttaatggtttctctaattgcaagaggctttgaaagtgaacagcatggatcctgaccagactgcgtggatgcgcaggctattcttgatccatgctggtcgcaaatgcactatgttggttttctcatggtgcggctcaaattactGTTTTATTATCAAGTGGATAAAAACCTAGAGAACCTAGTGGCTTAgccttaatttcaaaattaaaatattttctatgactTAACAACATGTCTATGTATGCTATTTATCtaataaatattgtatttctctccttaaatacaaattatttcttcTGGTATTCAAACATATATTCCACTATTGGCACTGCTGCAGAATACAGGTCTGCCTGTGAAACTCTCCCAAGGGTCAGGACTTTGATCAGatgaaaaaactaaattttttctCTATTTCCCACAATAATAATGCATATGCAAAATGTTGCATCTAATTtctttaaatcttttatttttcagaCGCACTGAACCCACAAAATCACCTCGGACGCAAAAATTCTTTATTGGATGATGTAGATGGAAAAGgaagaaaatctaaaaataaagacaagaaaaaagataaaaaatcaaAACCTCCACAGCCGAAGAAATGATACACAATTATGTTCTATATATTCATTGTTATCTGTGATCTCAGTTATGTTACTTTTTATTAAATAACACAGTTTAAAGGGGCCTGTCTCCAAATGAATGTCGCGTTTAAAGGGGCCTACCTCCAGTTAAACATCACAAAAGGGTAATCGTAACtttcaaaagcaaaataaaattcaaaaatcaaTCCGTATTATCTAGGTAGATATATGTTGAGTTACCTGTAAAATAAACTCCAACTACTTTACATCAAACTTTTACTGTGTGACAAAGACAGCAGAGAGACTTTACTACATATTTCATAGATTAGATCTACATTCTGCTTCAAAATCATTGAAttgtctttattttgctttttagttaCTCTTGTGTAGAAACAATTGAATgttctttcaaaacattttatttaactcTGGAGATATACCCTTTTAATCAAAGggatgtaaatgttaaaattatttccgtttcttaaataatttttggtaaatatattgtttttatttccaaaatattcTAGATATGGCACAAAAACATTTGCAAATACAGAACAGACGTTTAACAGAACAACTATATTTCTAAGCACAATCAATAGttattgtataattataataatgcaatcattgttttgtttgaaaatagcTACAGTCCTTCTTGTTTTACTAAAACAAGACCGATACATCACCAAGTGACCAAaaattatactgtgaaatcatttttattcgcataTTTCGCACtagaaccgatgcgcgaattaaagaccgcgctattattatttttcaattttattttttcaattctaaaattgaaaagcacgaattaaagcccgcgcgaaacagtcctttttcaaaTTGgggcgaaatttcatgccagcgaatttaaatgatttcacagtaataataataatataataataattgtcCTTCTTGTTGATTAATTTAACGTTATTTTCTACATGGGtacaacatttttttaataataattaaggtgtcTATCCAAATCACATTAAACTTAGATGCTTAAATGAGCAAATTTTTaccttgcaaaatattttgagatTATATACTGATTCATTATTTTATGTGGAAATCTGTACTCCATGTTactgtaaatatacatgtatattaatcataCAGAGATTTACCTTTTGTTGTTGTAATTATTCGTTGTTGTCATTATCAGTTATCATTTAGTTTATCAGTACTATGAAACATGATAATTCTGATAGCAACCATATAGGAACCTTGAAGCGGAGTCATGCGCAATGTAAAAATCCTTACACGTTTTGAGGGACTAAGAATGTCCCACATACAATAAGGATATATATTATTTACCAAAGAATTTTCTGTCTCAAAAACAGCATGTGTTTCACTAACAAATACAAAATCCTGAAGATATGGAATTATAGTATTCAGTCGGAAATGACACGATGGTGTTTGGACTTTCCATGCATCAACCAGTTCACTGTTTCAAatgagttttcaaattttatgcatCTAAA carries:
- the LOC123534335 gene encoding uncharacterized protein CXorf65 homolog, with protein sequence MFVTVRYGDNESRLFNINCRNEVLLYQIKKRCKMDHDEIIELSDEQGSVKNLRQNLNEYGYDYLKERETLILLRVDACEGEHTEENESVIDKTMFIPMLATMNENQDFIDALNPQNHLGRKNSLLDDVDGKGRKSKNKDKKKDKKSKPPQPKK